One stretch of Amycolatopsis tolypomycina DNA includes these proteins:
- a CDS encoding dioxygenase, with translation MQLVTEDNITELAAQRWARAHDPRTAEVMAALVRHLHAFAREVRLSEPEWMAAMRWLTATGQISDEKREEFILASDVLGLSMLVVQMNHAFDAKATPATVLGPFHIDGSPEMPFGGDMSDGLPGTPLYITGTVRGLDGFPVVGAVLDVWQADEEGAYESQLPEVDEARLRAKYTSRADGTYCVRTIAPKGYSIPMDGPVGELIRSTDISHYRPAHVHFLLNAAGYEPLITHLFQEGAQYLDSDVVFGTKRELVVAFEPRDPGPTPDGGTSAQPWLEARYDFVLQPV, from the coding sequence ATGCAGCTGGTCACCGAGGACAACATCACCGAGCTCGCCGCGCAGCGGTGGGCGCGCGCGCACGACCCGCGGACGGCCGAGGTGATGGCGGCGCTCGTGCGTCACCTGCACGCCTTCGCCCGCGAAGTGCGGCTGAGCGAGCCCGAGTGGATGGCCGCGATGCGGTGGCTGACCGCGACCGGCCAGATCAGCGACGAGAAGCGCGAGGAGTTCATCCTCGCCTCCGACGTGCTCGGCCTGAGCATGCTGGTGGTGCAGATGAACCACGCCTTCGACGCCAAGGCGACGCCGGCCACCGTGCTCGGCCCGTTCCACATCGACGGCTCACCGGAGATGCCGTTCGGCGGCGACATGTCCGACGGACTGCCCGGCACGCCGCTCTACATCACGGGCACGGTCCGCGGCCTGGACGGCTTCCCGGTCGTCGGCGCGGTCCTCGACGTCTGGCAGGCCGACGAAGAAGGCGCGTACGAGTCACAGCTGCCGGAGGTCGACGAGGCCCGGCTGCGCGCGAAGTACACCAGCCGCGCCGACGGCACCTACTGCGTGCGGACCATCGCGCCGAAGGGGTACTCGATCCCGATGGACGGCCCGGTCGGCGAGCTCATCCGCAGCACCGACATCAGCCACTACCGGCCCGCGCACGTGCACTTCCTGCTCAACGCCGCCGGGTACGAGCCGCTGATCACCCACCTGTTCCAGGAGGGCGCGCAGTACCTCGACAGCGACGTCGTGTTCGGCACCAAGCGGGAGCTGGTGGTCGCCTTCGAGCCGCGCGATCCCGGGCCGACACCGGACGGCGGCACGTCGGCGCAGCCGTGGCTCGAGGCCCGCTACGACTTCGTCCTGCAGCCGGTGTGA
- a CDS encoding CaiB/BaiF CoA transferase family protein — protein sequence MEPPTGPLSGLLVADFSRVLAGPYATMLLADLGADVVKVEGPQGDETRTWMPPVRGDVSTYYLGVNRGKRSIALDLRDEADAVVARELAARADVLIENFKPGGLAKYGLDYAAVRAVNPGSVYASISGFGAGEGAHVPGYDLMVQAISGLMSLTGDPDGPPYRAGISVFDVMAGNHAVIGILAALRHRDATGEGQHVEVNLLSSALTGLVNHSSAYAAGGVVPYRMGNAHPSVFPYEPLPTADNDLIVAAANDGQFRRLCEVLDLPGIPDDPRFARNADRTKNREELRPILVERLAKRGAVDWFDALTEVGVPCGPINTIDGGFAMAERFGLDPIVEVGEGARAVPTTRHPIRFSATPAGYRLPPPELDEHGAELRAWLTEAADG from the coding sequence TTGGAACCCCCCACCGGCCCGCTGTCCGGGCTGCTGGTCGCGGACTTCTCGCGGGTGCTGGCCGGCCCGTACGCCACGATGCTGCTGGCCGATCTGGGCGCCGACGTCGTCAAGGTCGAGGGCCCGCAGGGCGACGAGACCCGCACGTGGATGCCGCCGGTGCGCGGGGACGTCTCGACGTACTACCTGGGCGTCAACCGCGGGAAGCGGTCCATCGCGCTCGACCTGCGCGACGAGGCCGACGCCGTCGTCGCCCGCGAGCTGGCGGCCCGTGCGGACGTGCTGATCGAGAACTTCAAGCCCGGCGGGCTGGCCAAGTACGGCCTGGACTACGCCGCGGTCCGCGCGGTCAACCCCGGCAGCGTCTACGCGTCGATCAGCGGGTTCGGGGCAGGCGAGGGCGCGCACGTACCCGGCTACGACCTGATGGTGCAGGCGATCTCGGGCCTGATGAGCCTGACCGGCGATCCGGACGGCCCGCCGTACCGGGCCGGGATCTCGGTGTTCGACGTCATGGCGGGCAACCACGCGGTGATCGGCATCCTGGCCGCGCTGCGCCACCGTGACGCGACCGGCGAAGGCCAGCACGTCGAGGTCAACCTGCTGTCCTCGGCGCTGACCGGGCTGGTCAACCACAGCTCGGCCTACGCCGCCGGCGGTGTGGTGCCGTACCGGATGGGCAACGCCCACCCCAGCGTCTTCCCCTACGAGCCGCTGCCGACGGCCGACAACGACCTGATCGTCGCCGCGGCCAACGACGGGCAGTTCCGGCGGCTGTGCGAGGTGCTCGACCTGCCCGGCATCCCCGACGACCCGCGGTTCGCCCGCAACGCCGACCGGACGAAGAACCGCGAAGAGCTCCGGCCGATCCTCGTCGAGCGGCTGGCGAAACGCGGGGCGGTGGACTGGTTCGACGCGCTGACGGAGGTCGGTGTCCCGTGTGGACCGATCAACACGATCGACGGCGGGTTCGCGATGGCCGAACGCTTCGGGCTGGACCCGATCGTCGAGGTCGGCGAGGGCGCTCGCGCGGTTCCGACGACCCGCCACCCCATCCGGTTCTCCGCGACCCCGGCCGGCTACCGGCTGCCGCCGCCGGAGCTCGACGAACACGGCGCCGAACTGCGGGCGTGGCTGACGGAGGCCGCCGATGGCTGA
- a CDS encoding IclR family transcriptional regulator domain-containing protein, with amino-acid sequence MPREGTGPDFIEALARGLEVITAFRPGRRAMTLAEVATATGLARPTARRILLTLEELGYVRTDGRDYSLTPRVLDLGVAYVRSTGLWDVARPHLERLVARTNESCSIAQLDGSDIVYVARVAVPKIVGLSVQIGTRFPALPTSLGKVQLAALPPDELEAVLAEASRSGLVPRWQPDRTERDAALREVRARGWALTDEQLTLGIRSVAAPLRDGSGRVIAGVNVNCHAAETPVERLLEHHLPLLLQTAGEISADFARLDEVPHVVVSGTAG; translated from the coding sequence ATGCCACGCGAGGGAACCGGTCCCGACTTCATCGAGGCACTGGCGCGCGGGCTCGAGGTGATCACGGCGTTCCGGCCGGGCCGGCGGGCGATGACGCTGGCCGAGGTCGCCACGGCCACCGGCCTGGCCCGCCCGACCGCCCGCCGGATCCTGCTGACCCTCGAAGAGCTCGGCTACGTCCGCACCGACGGCCGCGACTACTCGCTGACGCCGCGGGTGCTCGACCTCGGGGTCGCCTACGTGCGCTCCACCGGCCTGTGGGACGTCGCCCGGCCGCACCTGGAACGGCTGGTCGCGCGCACGAACGAGTCGTGCTCGATCGCCCAGCTCGACGGCTCCGACATCGTCTACGTCGCCCGGGTCGCGGTGCCGAAGATCGTGGGCCTGAGCGTGCAGATCGGGACCCGCTTCCCGGCGCTGCCGACGTCGCTGGGCAAGGTGCAGCTGGCCGCGTTGCCGCCGGACGAGCTGGAGGCGGTGCTGGCGGAGGCGAGCCGGTCGGGGCTGGTCCCGCGCTGGCAGCCGGACCGCACCGAGCGGGACGCCGCCCTGCGCGAGGTGCGGGCCCGCGGCTGGGCGCTCACCGACGAGCAGCTCACGCTGGGCATCCGGTCGGTGGCCGCGCCGCTGCGCGACGGGTCCGGGCGGGTGATCGCCGGCGTCAACGTCAACTGCCACGCCGCGGAAACCCCGGTCGAGCGGCTGCTGGAGCACCACCTGCCGCTGCTGCTGCAGACCGCCGGGGAGATCAGCGCCGACTTCGCCCGGCTCGACGAGGTCCCCCACGTGGTCGTGAGCGGCACGGCGGGTTGA
- a CDS encoding citryl-CoA lyase produces the protein MADPAYETALGASTKDKITLLGHDLAEDVMGTVGFGELAFWLATQRRPSPGETRVFEAVLAALADHGFTPTAIVTRLTYLSAPDSVQGALAAGLLGGGSRFLGVTEDCGRFLHDVLSEVDTLPDGDGGWDALALETVEKRRAERKFVPGLGHHVHKDGDPRTPRLFAIADEEGLRGPHLELFAAIGRVHPRVLGKTLPLNGAGVCGAALADLGLPLQLLRGFALLARTAGLIGQLAEELRHPVANDIFLSVDLNNRSVPPDPHA, from the coding sequence ATGGCTGACCCGGCCTACGAAACCGCCCTCGGCGCGTCCACAAAGGACAAGATCACGCTGCTCGGCCACGATCTGGCCGAAGACGTCATGGGCACCGTCGGGTTCGGCGAGCTCGCCTTCTGGCTGGCCACGCAACGCCGTCCGTCCCCCGGGGAAACCCGGGTCTTCGAGGCGGTGCTGGCCGCGCTGGCCGACCACGGCTTCACCCCCACCGCGATCGTCACGCGGCTGACGTACCTGTCCGCACCGGACTCGGTCCAGGGCGCCCTGGCGGCCGGGCTGCTGGGCGGCGGGTCGCGCTTCCTCGGCGTCACCGAGGACTGCGGCCGATTCCTGCACGACGTGCTGTCCGAAGTGGACACCCTCCCGGACGGCGACGGCGGCTGGGACGCGCTCGCGCTCGAAACCGTCGAAAAGCGCCGTGCGGAACGGAAGTTCGTCCCCGGGCTCGGCCACCACGTGCACAAGGACGGCGACCCGCGCACCCCGCGGCTGTTCGCCATCGCCGACGAAGAGGGCCTGCGCGGCCCGCACCTGGAGCTGTTCGCCGCGATCGGCCGGGTGCACCCGCGGGTGCTGGGCAAGACGCTGCCGCTCAACGGCGCCGGCGTCTGCGGCGCCGCGCTCGCCGACCTCGGGCTGCCGCTGCAGCTGCTGCGCGGGTTCGCGCTGCTGGCCAGGACCGCGGGGCTGATCGGCCAGCTGGCCGAGGAGCTGCGCCACCCCGTCGCCAACGACATCTTCCTGTCCGTCGACTTGAACAACCGGTCGGTCCCGCCGGATCCGCACGCGTGA
- a CDS encoding quinone oxidoreductase family protein, with protein MRAAEIRAAGQPPVVTDRAEPTPSPGEVAVRVTAAPITPLDLLCASGTSYFGVPATPYVPGVQGVGLLAGKPVWFATAAGMRPGDGSMAEYAVAAAADVVELPAQADHTLVAALGLSAVAAWMCLTGKGELAAGETVLVLGAGGVVGQSAVQLARVAGAGRVVACARSEAALERARRFGADGTIRLEDGEDVEGLARRLGAVAGPVDLVLDPVCGLPAAAALRTLRPGGRLVNLGSAAGEVCPVPSAVLRSRSLRILGYTNNELTADERREALLTVVEQTVAGALTAGFERVPLQEAARAWSRPGRVVLVP; from the coding sequence GTGCGCGCGGCTGAGATCCGGGCGGCCGGGCAGCCGCCGGTGGTGACCGACCGGGCGGAACCCACGCCGTCGCCCGGCGAGGTCGCCGTGCGGGTCACCGCGGCGCCGATCACCCCGCTCGACCTGCTCTGCGCGTCCGGCACGTCCTACTTCGGCGTGCCCGCCACGCCGTACGTGCCAGGGGTGCAGGGAGTGGGCCTGCTGGCGGGGAAACCGGTCTGGTTCGCGACCGCGGCGGGCATGCGGCCGGGTGACGGCAGCATGGCCGAGTACGCGGTGGCCGCGGCCGCCGACGTGGTCGAACTGCCCGCACAGGCCGATCACACGCTGGTCGCGGCGCTCGGGCTGTCCGCGGTGGCGGCGTGGATGTGCTTGACGGGCAAGGGAGAGCTGGCCGCGGGCGAGACCGTGCTGGTGCTCGGCGCGGGCGGGGTGGTCGGGCAGTCGGCCGTCCAGCTGGCGCGGGTGGCCGGGGCCGGCCGGGTCGTCGCGTGCGCGCGCTCGGAAGCCGCGCTGGAGCGGGCCCGCCGGTTCGGGGCGGACGGCACCATCCGGCTCGAGGACGGCGAAGACGTCGAGGGGCTGGCCCGGCGGCTCGGTGCGGTGGCCGGCCCGGTCGACCTGGTGCTGGACCCGGTGTGCGGGCTCCCGGCCGCGGCGGCGCTGCGCACCCTGCGGCCGGGCGGGCGGCTGGTCAACCTCGGCAGCGCCGCGGGCGAGGTGTGCCCGGTCCCCTCGGCGGTGCTGCGCAGCCGGTCACTGCGGATCCTCGGGTACACGAACAACGAGCTCACCGCCGACGAGCGCCGGGAAGCACTGCTGACGGTGGTCGAGCAGACGGTGGCGGGGGCGCTGACGGCCGGGTTCGAGCGCGTCCCGCTACAAGAAGCGGCCCGGGCGTGGAGCCGCCCGGGCCGCGTGGTGCTGGTGCCCTGA
- a CDS encoding FtsX-like permease family protein, with translation MTKPWRAAPKAALSSPLTLVVAAVTALLACFLGTAAVLQASAAGGATVQYQTGVTCPDSYGPAFGKGNMPVKDVPAVTGAIQRHAAAHGFGAPVVGQFTTVLPGTEFNGDPHYKIRLGYRDQAGLDNLTLQQGTRAPGLWLGNVVADAEHIGIGTRPSLQGVPLPQVTGIYRDLLDPPPRWWCSQQSGAVVDRLANDPIDSIVFATDRKTFDDTVKAIGLPTLQYFQVSFYEPAPTTLSAAEDLLQRSKDLVADVRADLTAQGLGSLIAADVPTFERSVQIARQARDNVFVSILPLALISVLVGCAGLGTVALQWYQRRHAQLRLLSARGSGPAALGGLAVAELGLPILLGGAAGAAAARLLLGVYGPPGAPDPAAELQAAGAAAGTLVVSLVLLALVVAVRVHREFELGRVRRGGRRVRWLAFFPWELATAGMAWLGWTRLARYGTASRLGNPLPQVDPLALTYPVFVVLTVGLLTARLAWLALHASHRARFWSRPALQLAIRRLAGARAPVTGVLVIGTLAIGTLATGIGIARGQEAALETKSAIFVGSNARLDTDSPIGMGKVAMPASLAGNSTVVGELTGTGSVVLVVDPATFARGAATDRIPGDDLAGLLEQISRPDPRGTPVIRVGHTAKQDAKLPDGLPDAVVAGDLPVFPMIGTSPGYVVSRTLFSHAQLDGVPKWSVLTTAPMAEATAALRAAGVFIPNRVSRESALDGLPFFVVSWTFSFVALLGAVLGVVAVLALLVAVEVRRRQNALAGALVLRMGMRPRTLLASHLMELGALSGLAIVVGVVCGVSVAGLSVPRFDPATFLAPRSELPDPLPFVLTVVVIGVAVVALAGWIAVRSVRTARTAELIRA, from the coding sequence GTGACCAAGCCGTGGCGAGCGGCCCCGAAGGCCGCCCTCTCCAGCCCGCTGACGCTGGTCGTGGCGGCCGTGACCGCCCTGCTGGCGTGTTTCCTCGGCACGGCCGCGGTGCTGCAGGCGTCCGCGGCCGGCGGCGCGACGGTGCAGTACCAGACGGGCGTCACCTGCCCGGACAGCTACGGCCCGGCGTTCGGCAAGGGCAACATGCCGGTCAAGGACGTCCCGGCGGTGACCGGCGCGATCCAGCGGCACGCGGCCGCCCACGGGTTCGGCGCCCCCGTCGTCGGCCAGTTCACCACCGTGCTGCCGGGCACCGAGTTCAACGGCGACCCGCACTACAAGATCCGCCTCGGCTACCGCGACCAGGCCGGCCTGGACAACCTGACGCTGCAGCAGGGCACGCGGGCGCCGGGGCTGTGGCTGGGCAACGTGGTGGCCGACGCCGAGCACATCGGCATCGGCACGAGACCGAGCCTGCAGGGCGTGCCGCTGCCGCAGGTCACCGGCATCTACCGCGACCTGCTCGACCCGCCGCCGCGGTGGTGGTGCTCCCAGCAGTCCGGGGCGGTCGTCGACCGGCTGGCCAACGACCCGATCGACTCGATCGTCTTCGCCACCGACCGCAAGACCTTCGACGACACGGTCAAGGCCATCGGCCTGCCGACGCTGCAGTACTTCCAGGTCTCCTTCTACGAGCCGGCGCCGACGACGCTGAGCGCGGCCGAGGACCTGCTGCAGCGCTCGAAGGACCTCGTCGCCGACGTCCGCGCGGACCTGACCGCGCAGGGCCTCGGCTCGCTGATCGCCGCCGACGTCCCGACGTTCGAGCGCTCGGTGCAGATCGCCCGCCAGGCGCGGGACAACGTGTTCGTCTCGATCCTCCCGCTGGCGCTGATCAGCGTCCTGGTCGGCTGCGCCGGCCTCGGCACCGTGGCCCTGCAGTGGTACCAGCGGCGGCACGCGCAGCTGCGGCTGCTGTCCGCGCGCGGCAGCGGCCCGGCGGCGCTCGGCGGGCTCGCCGTCGCGGAGCTGGGCCTGCCGATCCTGCTCGGCGGGGCGGCCGGCGCGGCCGCGGCACGGCTGCTGCTCGGCGTGTACGGCCCGCCCGGCGCGCCGGACCCGGCGGCCGAGCTGCAGGCCGCCGGGGCCGCCGCCGGGACGCTCGTCGTGTCGCTGGTGCTGCTGGCGCTGGTCGTCGCGGTGCGGGTGCACCGGGAGTTCGAGCTGGGCCGGGTGCGCCGCGGCGGCAGGCGGGTGCGGTGGCTGGCGTTCTTCCCGTGGGAGCTGGCGACGGCGGGCATGGCGTGGCTGGGCTGGACGCGGCTGGCGCGCTACGGCACGGCGTCGCGGCTGGGCAATCCGCTGCCGCAGGTGGATCCGCTGGCGCTGACCTACCCGGTGTTCGTGGTGCTGACCGTGGGCCTGCTGACCGCGCGGCTGGCGTGGCTGGCGTTGCACGCCTCGCACCGGGCCCGGTTCTGGTCGCGCCCGGCGCTGCAGCTGGCGATCCGGCGGCTGGCCGGCGCCCGTGCCCCGGTGACCGGGGTGCTCGTCATCGGCACCCTCGCCATCGGCACGCTGGCCACCGGCATCGGCATCGCCCGCGGCCAGGAGGCCGCCCTCGAGACCAAGTCGGCGATCTTCGTCGGCAGCAACGCCCGCCTCGACACCGACAGCCCGATCGGCATGGGCAAGGTCGCGATGCCCGCGTCGCTGGCGGGGAACAGCACGGTGGTCGGCGAGCTGACCGGGACCGGCAGCGTGGTGCTGGTGGTCGACCCGGCGACGTTCGCCCGCGGGGCCGCGACGGACCGCATCCCCGGCGACGACCTGGCCGGGCTGCTCGAGCAGATCTCGCGGCCGGACCCGCGCGGCACGCCGGTGATCCGCGTCGGGCACACGGCCAAGCAGGACGCGAAGCTGCCCGACGGCCTGCCGGACGCCGTCGTCGCGGGCGACCTGCCGGTGTTCCCGATGATCGGCACCTCCCCCGGCTACGTCGTCTCGCGCACGCTCTTCAGCCACGCGCAGCTGGACGGCGTTCCGAAGTGGAGCGTGCTGACGACGGCGCCGATGGCGGAGGCGACCGCGGCGTTGCGGGCGGCGGGGGTGTTCATCCCGAACCGGGTCAGCCGGGAGTCCGCTTTGGACGGTCTGCCGTTCTTCGTGGTGTCGTGGACGTTCTCGTTCGTGGCGCTGCTGGGCGCGGTGCTCGGTGTGGTGGCGGTGCTGGCGCTGCTGGTGGCGGTGGAGGTCCGGCGGCGGCAGAACGCCCTGGCCGGGGCGCTGGTGCTGCGGATGGGCATGCGGCCGCGGACGCTGCTGGCCAGTCACCTGATGGAGCTGGGCGCGCTGAGCGGGCTGGCGATCGTCGTCGGGGTCGTGTGCGGGGTTTCGGTGGCGGGCCTGTCGGTGCCCCGGTTCGACCCGGCGACGTTCCTCGCGCCG
- a CDS encoding carboxymuconolactone decarboxylase family protein: MPHIPLDPQLPGIRSLMAFRPETAVPLNHLAQTLLRGPSSLTVGERELIAAVVSNGNECRFCHGSHAAAAAETLDGGRAVVDAACAGVDDAPVGEKLKALLRIALATRETGRAVTPELIAAARAEGATDVELHDTVLIAAAFCMFNRYVDGLATVAPDDQAVYDQIGKVLAAEGYGR, from the coding sequence ATGCCTCACATCCCGCTCGACCCGCAGCTGCCCGGGATCCGGTCGCTGATGGCCTTCCGGCCGGAGACCGCCGTCCCGCTCAACCACTTGGCGCAGACCCTGCTGCGCGGCCCGAGCAGCCTGACCGTCGGCGAGCGCGAACTGATCGCGGCGGTGGTCTCGAACGGCAACGAGTGCCGCTTCTGCCACGGCAGCCACGCCGCCGCCGCGGCCGAGACCCTCGACGGCGGCCGCGCGGTGGTCGACGCGGCCTGCGCCGGCGTCGACGACGCCCCGGTGGGGGAGAAGCTCAAGGCCCTGCTGCGGATCGCCCTCGCCACGCGCGAAACCGGCCGCGCCGTCACGCCGGAGCTGATCGCGGCGGCCCGCGCGGAAGGCGCGACCGACGTCGAACTGCACGACACGGTCCTGATCGCCGCGGCGTTCTGCATGTTCAACCGGTACGTCGACGGCCTCGCCACGGTGGCCCCCGACGACCAGGCGGTCTACGACCAGATCGGGAAGGTGCTGGCCGCCGAGGGCTACGGCCGCTAG